The following proteins are co-located in the Colletotrichum lupini chromosome 4, complete sequence genome:
- a CDS encoding RecF/RecN/SMC N terminal domain-containing protein: MPSHPSSRRRRRDIQDDDSEPRSDGSESTKRPRLSRHANDSEDDDDHELPNGSRTNGSKSTSSRGDQDGFSPGAIRRVKVENFVTYELAEFFPGPNLNMVIGPNGTGKSSLVCAICLGLGFSPKHLGRAGNVKEFVKHGKPSAIIEIELQRRPEDRSHHVIRVQIDRERNSQKWWLNGKDSSHKAIQGLMRDLKIQVDNLCQFLPQDRVVEFASATPIDLLHETLRAAAPQQMLDWQKSLQDLHKDRKELQRGTDSASDHLKQLEDRQNYMQHDVDRLREREEALQKIVDLTDARAVADYLESKALYKEKRQQEKLAQRNLRKLEQEAAPSLQAVNQKQVYHEKVSAVVRSRKEALRRTEAAADAALNKIEDVDEQVKTIEGNIESSKKGFESKKQELGKIRSKIGLLENQKKNKPAEFNATEHNTQIREKEHQLRELEAESRQAEGKLRDIKEQGHAKTHMKQALNRELEGLHSQQGQMLSFIQKKWPDVAKGYAWLQENTDKFEKEVFGPPALCCSVKDERYSDQIQALLHNDDFLCFTAQTREDHKKLSHYLYKVMSLSVNVRSILKPLHEFRPKMSRDEANALGLDAFALDMITGPEPVLAMLCNEKKIDASGIALKDINDAQYDQIVQGEVINNWSTGRQLYRVSRRKDLGPGAVSTMTRGIQQGMFWTDQPVDEAEKSEIKRKISEVEAEFDALKAQNTEVRGQIAGFNDRRNEILDDLKTLKERKNELQRAHNAYQAIPVKLESEKRALDQKKAEVEEARSAILQLGFDIDKATIRKAKTTLQHHAAIAGVRAAQEALLEAQIREIEAKSDVQGLKARNNELVQMLEDEKRNIAALTQDSQRTRQRAEEAQGKVIEIFAQDETRKDLLESLAKDKSVEDVENEIAAEQHTIEQIHVANPGALREFETRAREIEKLRSKMEATTAKLDHLNRQITKIREKWEPQLDELISKINDAFSYNFEQINCAGEIRVHKDEDFDQWALDIMVKFRENETLQQLNQHRQSGGERAVSTIFYLMALQSMAQSPFRVVDEINQGMDPRNERMVHERMVEIACREHTSQYFLITPKLLTGLRYDPRMRVLCIASGTHMPKEGKKLDFARCLKRHKQLTAGA, from the exons ATGCCCTCCCATCCCTCAAGTCGTCGCAGACGACGCGACATCCAGGACGACGATTCAGAACCGCGTTCCGATGGCTCTGAAAGTACCAAGCGCCCCCGCCTGAGCCGACACGCCAATGACTCcgaggacgacgatgacCACGAATTACCGAACGGATCTCGTACAAACGGATCTAAGAGCACATCGAGCCGAGGCGACCAAGATGGCTTTTCGCCTGGCGCAATCCGCCGGGTGAAAGTCGAGAATTTTGTCACATACGAACTCGCCGAATTTTTTCCTGGTCCCAACCTGAATATGGTGATTGGGCCCAACGGAACGGGAAAGAGTTCGCTCGTCTGTGCCATCTGTCTCGGTCTTGGCTTCAGCCCGAAACATTTAGGGCGCGCAGGCAATGTCAAGGAGTTTGTCAAGCACGGGAAGCCTTCCGCTATCATCGAGATTGAACTGCAGCGCCGACCAGAGGACAGATCACATCACGTCATCCGGGTTCAAATCGACCGCGAAAGAAACAGTCAGAAATGGTGGTTGAATGGAAAGGATTCGTCACACAAAGCTATACAAGGGTTGATGAGGGATCTGAAGATTCAGGTCGACAACCTGTGCCAGTTTCTACCACAAGACCGCGTCGTTGAGTTTGCTTCCGCTACACCAATAGACCTACTTCACGAAACTTTGCGTGCTGCAGCGCCGCAGCAGATGCTGGACTGGCAAAAGAGCCTGCAGGATCTTCACAAGGACAGAAAGGAGCTTCAGCGTGGGACCGACTCCGCTAGCGACCATTTAAAGCAACTCGAGGATCGACAGAACTATATGCAGCACGATGTTGATAGACTTCGCGAGCGAGAGGAGGCCCTGCAAAAGATTGTGGACCTCACCGATGCCAGAGCGGTAGCGGATTATCTCGAGTCTAAGGCCCTCTACAAGGAGAAGAGGCAGCAGGAAAAACTTGCCCAGAGAAACTTGCGAAAGCTTGAGCAAGAGGCTGCACCGTCCCTGCAAGCTGTTAATCAGAAGCAAGTGTATCACGAAAAGGTGTCGGCTGTGGTTCGCAGTCGGAAAGAAGCTCTACGGCGCACAGAGGCTGCGGCCGATGCAGCACTCAACAAGATTGAGGATGTTGACGAACAGGTAAAGACAATAGAGGGCAACATCGAGAGTAGCAAGAAGGGATTCGAATCCAAAAAGCAAGAGCTAGGCAAGATTCGAAGCAAGATAGGGCTTTTGGAAAATCAAAAAAAGAACAAGCCGGCAGAATTCAATGCCACAGAACACAACACCCAAATT CGAGAGAAGGAGCATCAACTTCGAGAGCTTGAGGCCGAATCCCGTCAAGCTGAAGGCAAGCTTCGCGATATCAAAGAACAAGGGCATGCCAAGACACATATGAAGCAGGCGCTGAACCGGGAGCTTGAAGGCCTTCATTCTCAACAGGGTCAGATGCTTAGCTTCATCCAGAAGAAATGGCCCGATGTGGCCAAAGGCTATGCTTGGCTTCAGGAGAACACGGACAAGTTCGAGAAAGAGGTCTTTGGGCCACCCGCTCTCTGCTGCTCAGTCAAGGACGAACGGTATTCGGATCAGATCCAAGCGCTGCTACACAACGACGATTTTCTGTGTTTCACGGCGCAGACTCGCGAAGATCATAAGAAGCTCAGTCATTACCTGTACAAGGTCATGAGTCTTTCTGTCAATGTTCGGTCAATCCTCAAGCCGTTGCATGAGTTCCGGCCAAAGATGAGTCGGGACGAGGCGAACGCCCTTGGACTAGACGCATTTGCACTGGACATGATCACTGGGCCAGAACCAGTGCTCGCGATGCTTTGCAATGAAAAGAAAATCGATGCTTCGGGTATCGCACTCAAAGACATCAACGACGCCCAATATGATCAAATCGTTCAAGGGGAGGTGATCAACAACTGGTCGACGGGCCGGCAGCTCTACAGAGTGTCTCGTCGCAAAGATCTTGGTCCTGGAGCCGTTTCGACGATGACCAGGGGCATTCAGCAAGGCATGTTCTGGACCGATCAACCAGTCGATGAAGCGGAAAAGAGCGAAATCAAACGCAAGATCAGCGAGGTTGAGGCAGAGTTTGACGCTTTGAAAGCACAGAACACCGAAGTGCGAGGCCAGATAGCTGGTTTCAACGACAGGAGAAATGAGATCCTTGATGACCTT AAAACACTTAAGGAAAGAAAGAATGAACTCCAGAGAGCCCACAACGCTTATCAAGCGATTCCAGTCAAGCTTG AAAGTGAGAAGAGAGCTTTGGACCAGAAGAAGGCGGAGGTCGAGGAGGCCCGATCGGCCATTTTACAGTTGGGCTTTGATATCGACAAAGCCACGATACGCAAGGCCAAGACCACCTTGCAGCATCACGCGGCTATTGCGGGGGTTCGCGCAGCACAAGAGGCGCTGCTAGAGGCTCAGATTCGCGAAATCGAGGCTAAGTCTGACGTGCAGGGTCTCAAAGCTAGGAACAATGAGCTTGTACAGATGTTGGAGGACGAGAAGCGCAATATTGCTGCCTTGACCCAGGACTCTCAGCGTACCAGGCAGCGAGCTGAGGAAGCCCAGGGCAAAGTCATTGAGATTTTTGCCCAGGATGAGACTAGGAAAGACCTTCTTGAATCTCTGGCCAAGGACAAGAGCGTTGAGGACGTCGAAAACGAGATCGCAGCCGAGCAGCACACGATTGAACAAATCCATGTTGCGAACCCAGGAGCCCTGCGCGAATTCGAAACGCGGGCCCGGGAGATCGAGAAGCTGCGCTCCAAAATGGAAGCGACCACGGCCAAACTCGACCATCTCAACCGCCAAATCACAAAGATTCGCGAGAAGTGGGAGCCGCAGCTCGAcgaactaattagtaaaatcaATGACGCCTTCAGCTACAATTTCGAGCAGATCAACTGCGCTGGCGAGATCCGGGTCCACAAGGACGAAGACTTTGACCAGTGGGCCCTGGATATCATGGTCAAGTTCAG AGAAAACGAGACTCTTCAGCAGCTCAACCAGCATCGCCAGTCCGGCGGTGAGCGTGCTGTTTCGACCATCTTTTACCTGATGGCTTTACAATCAATGGCGCAGTCGCCCTTCCGGGTGGTTGATGAGATCAACCAAGGTATGGATCCTCGTAACGAGCGCATGGTGCATGAGCGTATGGTGGAAATTGCCTGCCGTGAGCATACGTCGCAGTATTTCCTCATTACGCCCAAGCTCCTCACGGGTCTCCGATATGACCCTCGAATGCGCGTGCTCTGCATTGCGAGCGGCACTCACATGCCCAAGGAGGGCAAGAAGCTCGACTTTGCTCGCTGTCTGAAAAGACATAAGCAGCTCACGGCTGGCGCATAA
- a CDS encoding malate synthase, with amino-acid sequence MATTEAILQGVNVLGNVTDAQRKILTPDALAFLALLHRSFNATRKSLLERRKLRQAELDRGVLPDFLPETKHIRENSTWKGAPPAPGLVDRRVEITGPTDRKMVVNALNSNVWTYMADFEDSSAPTWDNMVNGQVNLYDANRRKVDFKQGSKEYKLRTDRTLPTLIVRPRGWHLEEKHVTVDGEPISGSLFDFGLYFYHNARQTIDIGIGPYFYLPKMESHLEARLWNDAFNLAQDYVGVPRGTIRGTVLIETILAAFEMDEIIYELRDHSSGLNCGRWDYIFSTIKKFRNNSNFVLPDRSAVTMTSPFMDAYVKLLIQTCHKRGVHAMGGMAAQIPIKDDKAANDKAMEGVRADKLREVRAGHDGTWVAHPALASIASEIFNKNMPTPNQLFVRREDVKIGQNDLLNMNVPGKITEEGIKKNLNIGLGYMEAWIRGVGCVPINFLMEDAATAEVSRSQLWQWVKHGVSTAEGKKVDKAYALKLLKESADELASKAPKGNKYHLAAQYFAGQVTGEDYADFLTTLLYDEITVVGSARPASKL; translated from the exons ATGGCTACCACCGAAGCAATCCTTCAAGGCGTCAACGTCTTGGGCAACGTCACGGATGCCCAGCGCAAGATCCTTACCCCCGATGCCCTCGCTTTCCTTGCCCTATTGCACCGCTCTTTCAATGCCACACGCAAGTCACTGCTCGAGCGCCGCAAGCTCCGCCAGGCGGAGCTCGACCGTGGCGTCCTGCCCGACTTCCTCCCCGAGACGAAGCACATCAGAGAGAACTCCACATGGAAGGGTGCTCCGCCGGCTCCCGGCCTGGTCGACCGTAGAGTTGAGATCACCGGCCCCACCGATCGCAAGATGGTCGTCAATGCTCTGAACTCGAATGTTTGGACTTACATGGCTGATTTCGAGG ATTCGAGCGCGCCAACCTGGGATAACATGGTCAACGGCCAAGTGAACCTGTACGATGCCAACCGCCGCAAGGTCGACTTTAAGCAGGGATCCAAGGAATACAAGCTCCGCACCGACCGTACCCTGCCTACTCTGATTGTTCGACCCCGTGGCTGGCACTTGGAGGAGAAGCACGTTACCGTTGACGGCGAGCCCATCTCTGGTTCTCTCTTCGACTTTGGCCTCTACTTCTACCACAATGCCCGTCAGACCATCGATATTGGCATTGGCCCATACTTCTACCTCCCCAAGATGGAGTCCCACCTCGAGGCCCGCCTGTGGAACGACGCTTTCAACCTCGCCCAGGACTACGTCGGTGTTCCCCGTGGCACCATTCGTGGAACCGTTCTGATCGAGACTATCCTGGCTGCGTTTGAGATGGACGAGATCATCTACGAGTTGAGAGACCACAGCTCCGGCCTCAACTGCGGTCGCTGGGACTACATTTTCAGCACCATTAAGAAGTTCAGAAACAACTCCAACTTCGTTCTGCCCGACCGCAGCGCCGTCACCATGACGAGCCCGTTCATGGATGCCTAC GTCAAACTCCTCATCCAGACCTGCCACAAGAGAGGCGTTCACGCCATGGGCGGCATGGCCGCCCAGATCCCCATCAAGGACGACAAGGCCGCCAACGACAAGGCGATGGAAGGCGTCCGCGCCGATAAGCTGCGCGAGGTGCGCGCTGGTCACGACGG CACATGGGTCGCTCACCCTGCTTTGGCTTCGATTGCCTCTGAGATCTTCAACAAGAACATGCCCACGCCCAATCAGCTCTTTGTCCGCCGTGAGGACGTCAAGATTGGCCAGAACGATTTGTTGAACATGAACGTGCCGGGCAAGATTACTGAGGAGGGTATCAAGAAGAACCTCAACATCGGCCTTGGCTACATGGAGGCCTGGATCCGTGGCGTTGGCTGCGTTCCCATTAACTTCCTCAT GGAGGACGCCGCTACCGCCGAGGTCTCTCGCTCTCAGCTCTGGCAATGGGTCAAGCACGGCGTGTCCACCGCCGAGGGCAAGAAGGTCGACAAGGCCTACGCTCTCAAGCTCCTCAAGGAGTCCGCCGACGAGCTCGCCAGCAAGGCGCCCAAGGGTAACAAGTATCACCTCGCCGCGCAGTACTTTGCCGGCCAGGTCACCGGTGAAGATTATGCCGATTTCCTGACCAC TCTTCTTTACGATGAGATCACCGTCGTCGGTAGCGCACGCCCTGCTTCCAAGTTGTAA